A DNA window from Rhizobium jaguaris contains the following coding sequences:
- a CDS encoding YeaH/YhbH family protein: MHIVDRRLNPGGKSLENRQRFLRRAKALVQRAVYESSQNRDIQDILKGGEISIPIDGTEEPRFHRGPEGLHEHILPGNKDFIEGDILPRPESGGGRGRAGGEGSGEDAFRFILTREEFLDLFLDDLELPDLAKKRLTTTDQPNLVRSGYSVTGSPANLAINRTMRLAMMRRVALHRPKPETVAELEAEAAECKDEERRAALEAEIKVLESKVRRIPYIDPIDIRYRRFENEPKPVAQAVMFCLMDVSGSMSEHMKDLAKRFYMLLYIFLTRQYRRVEIVFIRHTDVAEEVDEETFFRSPATGGTQVSSALEAMRRIVHDRFPPSDWNIYAAQASDGDNAYSDNATAAALLTNSVLPVCQYFAYLEVGEARSVAISSGSALWSLYERIQLGWPVLSMRRVSDRSQIYPVFHDLFQRRAAETRGG, from the coding sequence ATGCACATTGTTGACCGACGCCTGAACCCAGGCGGCAAAAGTCTGGAAAATCGTCAACGGTTTTTGCGAAGAGCAAAAGCACTGGTGCAGAGAGCGGTCTACGAATCCTCTCAAAATCGCGACATTCAGGACATTCTGAAGGGTGGCGAGATCAGCATTCCCATCGATGGAACCGAGGAACCCCGGTTCCATCGCGGCCCAGAGGGCCTGCATGAGCATATCCTTCCCGGTAACAAGGACTTCATTGAAGGCGATATCCTTCCGCGGCCGGAGAGCGGTGGCGGCAGGGGGCGGGCAGGCGGCGAGGGCAGCGGCGAAGACGCCTTCCGCTTCATCCTGACGCGCGAGGAATTCCTCGACCTTTTCCTCGACGATCTTGAACTTCCCGATCTTGCCAAGAAGCGGCTAACGACGACCGATCAGCCCAATCTGGTACGATCGGGCTATTCGGTGACAGGATCGCCAGCCAATCTTGCCATCAACCGCACCATGCGGCTGGCGATGATGCGGCGCGTGGCGCTGCATCGTCCGAAGCCGGAGACCGTCGCCGAGCTTGAGGCGGAGGCGGCCGAATGCAAAGACGAAGAGCGGCGTGCCGCACTCGAGGCTGAGATCAAGGTGCTGGAATCGAAGGTCCGGCGCATTCCCTACATCGACCCGATAGACATCCGCTATCGCCGTTTCGAGAACGAGCCGAAGCCGGTGGCGCAGGCCGTGATGTTCTGCCTTATGGACGTGTCCGGCTCGATGTCGGAGCATATGAAGGATCTCGCCAAACGCTTCTACATGCTGCTCTACATCTTCCTGACGAGACAGTATCGTCGCGTCGAGATCGTCTTCATCCGTCATACGGACGTCGCCGAAGAGGTGGACGAAGAGACGTTTTTCCGCAGTCCAGCGACCGGCGGCACACAGGTGTCCAGTGCACTCGAAGCCATGCGGCGGATCGTTCACGATCGTTTTCCGCCATCGGACTGGAACATCTATGCGGCGCAGGCATCGGATGGCGACAATGCTTATTCCGACAATGCGACGGCAGCGGCGCTGCTTACCAACTCCGTTCTGCCGGTCTGCCAGTATTTCGCCTATCTGGAGGTGGGGGAGGCGCGCAGTGTCGCGATCTCATCCGGTTCCGCGCTCTGGTCGCTCTATGAGCGAATTCAGTTGGGCTGGCCCGTGCTGTCGATGCGCCGCGTCAGCGATCGCAGCCAGATCTACCCGGTCTTCCACGATCTCTTTCAGCGCCGGGCGGCGGAAACTAGGGGCGGATGA
- a CDS encoding DUF6030 family protein — protein sequence MSVAPLRKKSRAVFWIAAIVIGSIILATALFANGMHNLRALDARYHLDLFKGAAQQPPTPAVTAAAAQTATGQAANPKPAETGAPRSPPANPATTTAPARAPVQTPATPAKAPAAAKVKHARRSHLFDTPVDALRGAFIRSWRTTGPMLCADLIKSGLPVGEWRQSALGVGTYECSYEIQKGGNGDSNAASFFIIIRGTPAGELDNIRIKVIMPDNVDGRAIGETFIDGVVQLLTETRWLDFQTALEAIGKLQDVTQRAFGAKLAFFREFQNDRSFNLQLGLERKTPEEIRTGIVFDKARWTLPSPSPVK from the coding sequence ATGTCGGTGGCGCCACTTCGCAAGAAAAGCAGGGCTGTCTTCTGGATTGCGGCGATCGTCATCGGCTCGATCATTTTGGCGACGGCGCTGTTTGCCAACGGCATGCACAATCTCCGGGCGCTTGATGCCCGCTATCATCTCGACCTGTTCAAGGGGGCGGCACAGCAGCCCCCAACCCCGGCCGTGACGGCCGCCGCCGCGCAAACCGCCACCGGCCAAGCTGCCAATCCGAAACCGGCCGAAACCGGCGCCCCGAGAAGTCCGCCGGCCAATCCGGCAACGACTACGGCGCCTGCACGTGCACCTGTGCAGACGCCGGCCACGCCTGCCAAAGCCCCGGCAGCGGCGAAAGTAAAACATGCTCGACGCTCTCACCTGTTCGATACGCCCGTCGACGCCCTGCGCGGCGCGTTCATCCGAAGCTGGCGGACAACGGGGCCGATGCTGTGCGCCGACCTCATCAAATCGGGCCTGCCTGTCGGTGAATGGAGGCAGAGCGCGCTTGGCGTTGGGACTTACGAATGCAGCTACGAGATCCAGAAGGGCGGCAACGGTGATTCGAACGCGGCGTCATTCTTTATCATCATCCGCGGCACGCCAGCCGGAGAGCTCGACAATATCCGTATCAAGGTGATCATGCCCGACAATGTGGACGGCCGCGCGATCGGCGAGACATTCATTGACGGCGTCGTCCAGCTGCTGACCGAAACCCGCTGGCTCGACTTTCAGACCGCGCTCGAAGCGATCGGCAAACTGCAGGACGTGACGCAGAGAGCTTTCGGCGCAAAACTCGCCTTCTTCCGGGAATTCCAAAACGACAGGAGTTTCAATCTTCAGTTGGGGCTGGAGAGAAAAACGCCGGAGGAGATCCGCACGGGCATCGTTTTCGACAAGGCGCGATGGACGCTCCCATCGCCGTCACCTGTCAAATAG
- a CDS encoding PrkA family serine protein kinase, whose product MLNNDVLFNTFARSFEARREVEMSFSEYLEACRDDPLLYANASERLLAAMGEPLLIDTAKDTRLGRIFMNRTIRTYPAFSGFFGMEETIERIVAFFRHAAQGLEERKQILYLLGPVGGGKSSLAERLKSLMEVHPIYVLKAGNEISPVFESPLSLFDPVTMGPMVEERYGIPRRRLTGLMSPWCLKRLEHFEGDISRFTVVRIQPSRLRQIAVAKTEPGDENNQDISSLVGKVDIRKLESLAQNDPDAYSYSGALNRSNQGILEFVEMFKAPIKMLHPLLTATQEGNYIGTENIGAIPFSGIILAHSNESEWQTFKSNKNNEAFIDRICVVKVPYCLRVTEEQKIYEKLIEESELSDAPCAPSTLETLARFTVLTRLAKHENSTAFSKLRVYDGESLKETDPRARSVQEYRDAAGVDEGMDGASTRFAFKVLAATFNYDTTEIGADPVHLMYMLEQAIRREQLPLETEKLYIEFIKSELGPRYAEFIGHEIQKAYLESYADYGQNLFDRYVDYADAWIEDVDFKDPDTGQLLDRELLNQELTKIEKPAGIANPKDFRNEIVKFCLRARASHGGKNPSWTSYEKIREVIEKRMFSQVEDLLPVISFGSKKDGETEKKHGEFVERMMARGYTERQVRRLVEWYMRVKQAG is encoded by the coding sequence ATGTTAAACAACGATGTGCTATTTAACACGTTCGCCCGTTCTTTCGAAGCACGGCGCGAAGTCGAGATGTCATTCTCCGAATACCTGGAAGCGTGCCGGGATGATCCGCTCTTGTACGCGAATGCGTCTGAGCGTCTTCTCGCCGCGATGGGTGAACCGCTGCTGATCGATACGGCCAAGGATACCCGTCTCGGGCGTATCTTCATGAACCGGACGATCCGGACCTACCCGGCTTTTTCCGGCTTTTTCGGCATGGAAGAGACGATCGAACGTATCGTTGCCTTCTTTCGCCATGCGGCGCAGGGGCTGGAGGAGCGAAAGCAAATCCTCTACCTGCTCGGGCCTGTCGGCGGTGGTAAATCGTCGCTTGCCGAGCGGCTGAAATCGCTGATGGAGGTCCACCCCATCTACGTGCTGAAGGCCGGCAATGAGATCAGTCCGGTGTTCGAAAGCCCTCTCAGTCTCTTCGATCCCGTGACAATGGGACCAATGGTCGAGGAGCGTTACGGCATCCCGCGCCGGCGTTTGACCGGTCTGATGAGTCCATGGTGCCTGAAGCGGCTGGAGCATTTCGAGGGCGACATTTCCCGCTTCACCGTGGTCAGGATACAGCCCTCCAGGCTGCGACAAATTGCCGTCGCCAAGACCGAGCCGGGTGATGAGAACAACCAGGACATCTCCTCGCTGGTCGGCAAGGTTGATATCCGCAAACTCGAGAGCCTAGCGCAGAACGACCCTGACGCCTACAGCTACTCCGGCGCGCTGAACCGTTCCAACCAAGGCATTCTCGAATTCGTCGAGATGTTCAAGGCGCCGATCAAGATGCTGCATCCGTTGCTGACGGCGACGCAGGAGGGCAATTATATCGGCACCGAGAATATCGGCGCCATTCCCTTCTCCGGCATTATTCTGGCTCACTCGAATGAGTCGGAATGGCAGACCTTCAAGTCCAACAAGAACAATGAGGCCTTCATCGACCGCATCTGCGTCGTCAAGGTGCCTTATTGCCTGCGGGTCACCGAAGAGCAGAAGATATACGAGAAGCTGATCGAGGAATCCGAGCTTAGCGATGCCCCTTGTGCACCGTCGACGCTGGAGACGCTTGCCCGCTTCACGGTTCTGACGCGGCTTGCCAAGCACGAGAACTCGACGGCCTTCTCCAAGCTTCGGGTCTATGACGGCGAAAGCTTGAAGGAGACCGATCCGAGAGCGCGCAGTGTGCAGGAATATCGTGATGCGGCCGGCGTCGACGAGGGCATGGACGGGGCTTCGACCCGCTTCGCCTTCAAGGTGCTGGCGGCGACCTTCAACTACGATACGACGGAGATCGGCGCCGATCCGGTGCATCTGATGTATATGCTGGAGCAGGCGATCCGCCGTGAGCAACTGCCGCTCGAGACCGAAAAGCTCTATATTGAGTTCATCAAGAGCGAGCTTGGACCGCGTTATGCGGAATTTATTGGACATGAGATTCAGAAGGCCTATCTCGAATCCTATGCGGATTACGGCCAGAATCTCTTTGACCGTTATGTCGACTACGCCGACGCCTGGATTGAGGATGTCGATTTCAAGGATCCTGACACCGGCCAACTCCTGGACCGAGAGCTTCTCAACCAGGAACTGACCAAGATCGAGAAGCCGGCGGGTATCGCCAATCCGAAGGATTTCCGCAACGAGATCGTCAAGTTCTGCTTGCGGGCGCGGGCAAGCCACGGCGGTAAGAATCCGTCCTGGACGAGTTACGAGAAGATTCGCGAGGTCATCGAAAAGCGGATGTTCTCCCAGGTCGAGGACCTCCTACCGGTCATCTCGTTTGGGTCCAAGAAGGACGGCGAGACGGAAAAGAAACATGGCGAATTCGTCGAACGCATGATGGCGCGTGGCTATACCGAGCGTCAGGTTCGACGGCTTGTGGAATGGTACATGCGTGTGAAACAGGCAGGATGA
- a CDS encoding copper homeostasis protein CutC translates to MLLEVCVEDIAGLNAAVAGGADRIELCSALAVGGLTPSAGLMAMAARAPIPAYAMIRPRAGSFVYSADELAVMKSDIDAVRHAGLPGVVLGASLPDGRLDSDTLAALVAHAGGLGMTLHRAFDLVLDIEEAVELAVSLGFERILTSGCEKTAVKGLAVLERSIAIAAGRISIMPGSGVNIGTVGKLWPRLAIGEIHSSCSVAETETNEHLLAFGFSAPTVRRTDAATVRTLKAHFA, encoded by the coding sequence ATGCTGCTTGAGGTCTGCGTCGAGGATATTGCAGGCCTCAACGCCGCCGTCGCCGGTGGCGCCGATCGCATCGAGCTTTGCAGCGCCCTTGCCGTCGGCGGCCTGACCCCGAGTGCCGGGCTGATGGCGATGGCGGCGCGCGCGCCCATCCCTGCCTACGCCATGATCCGCCCTCGCGCCGGCAGTTTCGTTTACTCGGCAGATGAACTCGCCGTCATGAAGAGCGACATTGATGCCGTCAGGCATGCCGGCCTGCCAGGCGTCGTGCTCGGTGCCTCCCTGCCGGACGGCCGCCTGGACAGCGATACGCTCGCCGCTCTCGTCGCTCATGCGGGAGGCCTCGGCATGACATTGCACCGCGCCTTCGATCTCGTTCTGGATATCGAGGAAGCAGTGGAACTCGCCGTTTCGCTGGGGTTCGAGCGCATCCTGACGTCCGGCTGCGAGAAGACGGCCGTGAAAGGGCTCGCCGTGTTGGAACGGTCAATCGCCATCGCTGCCGGCCGCATCTCCATCATGCCTGGCTCGGGCGTCAATATCGGGACGGTCGGTAAGCTCTGGCCGAGATTGGCGATCGGCGAAATCCATTCCTCCTGCTCCGTTGCCGAGACGGAGACGAATGAACACCTGCTTGCGTTCGGATTTTCTGCACCAACTGTCCGCCGTACCGACGCCGCCACCGTCAGGACGCTCAAGGCGCATTTCGCCTGA
- a CDS encoding DHA2 family efflux MFS transporter permease subunit produces MDSTDTAPEGQVFAIDRDPRLRYIIPAVVAVAFLMEQLDSTILVTAVPDIARSLATTPVRMNLAVTTYILTLAMFIPVSGWFADRFGARRIFALSLFTFTIGSILCGLATSLPMLVATRALQGFGGAMMTPVGRLILIRSFPRSQLVTAMTYMTLPAVIGPVIGPVLGGFLTTYLSWRWIFWVNLPFGIIGMVMALRYVEDTVRDTSSKFDFPGFIMVGVGCVLLQYGIENVGRPTIPVWAIIAVLAAACLLLVGFIRYAKTVESPAVDLTLFKLRTFRVGTLAGGICRVGLNGVPFLLPLMLQVGFGLSPIVSGTLTFVSALSSLAVRPVSSTMLRLYGFDRVLTWSAVFGAAIVAGFALIGPETPHWFIIVYVFVFGLSRAAQFMTSNTLSYSDTPAAQLSRATSLGGVLQQLSVSFGVSIAAMLLGLVTLDGSQLTPDKFHMAFLLMAVIPLLGLPGFLKLRPEDGRQVSGHYRQSKEAA; encoded by the coding sequence ATGGATTCGACAGATACCGCCCCTGAAGGCCAGGTCTTCGCGATCGACCGCGACCCGCGCCTGCGTTACATCATCCCAGCCGTGGTCGCCGTTGCATTCCTGATGGAACAGCTCGATTCGACAATCCTCGTCACGGCCGTTCCTGACATTGCCAGAAGCCTTGCCACCACGCCCGTGCGCATGAACCTTGCGGTCACAACCTATATTCTAACGCTCGCCATGTTCATCCCGGTGAGCGGCTGGTTCGCCGACCGCTTCGGCGCGCGACGCATCTTTGCTCTGTCGCTCTTCACTTTCACCATCGGCTCGATTCTGTGCGGCCTGGCAACCAGCCTGCCGATGCTCGTCGCCACGCGCGCCCTGCAGGGTTTCGGCGGCGCGATGATGACGCCGGTCGGGCGCCTCATCCTGATCCGCAGCTTCCCCCGCAGCCAATTGGTGACTGCGATGACCTACATGACATTGCCGGCCGTTATCGGCCCGGTGATCGGACCTGTTCTCGGCGGTTTTCTCACGACCTATCTCTCCTGGCGCTGGATCTTCTGGGTCAACCTGCCCTTCGGCATCATCGGTATGGTGATGGCGCTGCGCTACGTCGAAGACACCGTTCGCGACACCTCGAGCAAATTCGACTTTCCGGGTTTCATCATGGTGGGTGTCGGCTGCGTGCTGCTGCAGTACGGCATCGAGAATGTCGGCCGGCCGACCATTCCCGTCTGGGCCATCATTGCCGTCCTCGCGGCCGCCTGCCTGCTTCTCGTTGGCTTCATTCGCTATGCGAAGACCGTGGAATCGCCGGCGGTCGACCTGACGCTGTTCAAGCTGCGTACTTTCCGAGTCGGCACATTGGCCGGTGGTATCTGTCGTGTCGGCCTCAATGGCGTGCCTTTCTTGCTGCCGCTAATGTTGCAGGTCGGTTTCGGCTTGAGCCCGATCGTTTCGGGCACGCTGACCTTCGTCAGCGCATTGAGCTCTCTCGCAGTGCGTCCCGTATCATCGACGATGCTGCGCCTTTATGGCTTCGACCGTGTATTGACCTGGAGCGCCGTGTTCGGCGCCGCCATTGTCGCCGGCTTCGCCCTGATAGGGCCGGAGACGCCTCACTGGTTCATCATCGTCTACGTCTTCGTCTTCGGCTTATCGCGGGCCGCACAGTTCATGACGTCCAACACACTTTCCTATTCCGACACACCTGCCGCTCAGCTCAGCCGCGCCACGAGCCTCGGCGGCGTGCTGCAGCAATTGAGCGTCAGCTTCGGCGTCTCCATCGCCGCCATGCTGCTCGGACTGGTCACGCTGGATGGCTCGCAGCTTACGCCGGACAAGTTCCACATGGCATTCCTGCTGATGGCGGTGATTCCGCTCCTGGGGCTGCCGGGCTTCCTGAAGCTGCGGCCGGAAGACGGCAGGCAGGTCAGCGGCCACTATCGCCAATCGAAGGAAGCCGCTTAA
- a CDS encoding SpoVR family protein, with protein MMATASMERLFEGADWDFATIQRIHDACERIAIDELGLNVYPNQIEIITAEQMLDVYSSIGMPLFYKHWSFGKHFAHHEAFYRKGLRGLAYEIVINSSPCISYLMEENTATMQALVVAHAAFGHNHFFKNNYLFKLWTDAEGILDYLNFAKGYIARCEERYGHAAVERTLDAAHALMSHGVHRYAGKKTPDLRDEEKRERERREYDERIFNDLWRTVPVGKGKAAPDLDLERRRSLAGLPQENILYFLEKMAPRMKPWQREILRIVRHVAQYFYPQSQTKVMNEGTATYVHYRIMTRLHELGGIGDGDFLEFLKSHTNVVFQPAFNDPRYSGLNPYAIGFAMMQDIERIVTKPKDEDRQWFPDIAGSGDTMAVLRDLWANYRDESFVSQFLSPHLMRKMRMFHLTDDPEEEEGLLVAAIHDERGYKRIRRELARQYDVGWIDPHIEIVDVDLAGDRRLMLKHTVLNGGLLEDLDAKRVLQHLADLWSYDVLLQEVDRSGLVLRDHLVHPRPSAIAA; from the coding sequence ATGATGGCGACAGCATCGATGGAGCGGCTTTTTGAGGGTGCGGACTGGGATTTCGCGACCATCCAGCGGATCCACGATGCCTGCGAGCGGATCGCCATCGACGAGCTCGGCCTCAACGTCTACCCCAATCAGATCGAGATCATCACTGCCGAACAGATGCTGGACGTCTATTCGTCGATCGGCATGCCGTTGTTCTACAAGCATTGGTCCTTCGGCAAGCATTTCGCGCATCACGAAGCTTTCTATCGCAAGGGTTTGCGCGGACTTGCCTATGAGATCGTCATCAACAGTTCGCCCTGCATCTCCTACCTGATGGAGGAGAACACGGCGACGATGCAGGCGCTGGTGGTTGCCCACGCCGCCTTCGGCCACAACCATTTCTTCAAGAACAATTACCTGTTCAAGCTCTGGACCGATGCCGAGGGTATCCTCGATTATCTCAACTTCGCCAAGGGCTATATCGCCCGCTGCGAGGAGCGCTATGGTCATGCCGCCGTCGAGCGGACGCTGGATGCGGCGCATGCGCTGATGTCGCATGGTGTTCATCGCTATGCCGGCAAGAAGACGCCTGACCTGCGCGACGAGGAAAAGCGCGAGCGCGAACGGCGCGAATATGACGAGCGGATTTTCAACGATCTCTGGCGGACGGTTCCGGTCGGAAAGGGCAAGGCGGCGCCGGATCTCGATCTGGAGCGCCGGCGTTCGCTTGCAGGCCTGCCGCAGGAAAATATCCTCTATTTCTTGGAGAAGATGGCGCCGCGGATGAAGCCGTGGCAGAGGGAGATTCTGCGCATCGTCCGGCATGTGGCTCAATATTTTTACCCGCAAAGCCAGACCAAGGTCATGAACGAAGGTACGGCGACCTATGTGCACTACCGCATCATGACGCGGCTGCACGAGCTCGGCGGCATCGGCGATGGCGATTTCCTCGAATTCCTCAAGTCGCACACCAATGTCGTCTTCCAGCCTGCCTTCAACGATCCGCGCTATTCCGGCCTCAATCCCTACGCAATCGGTTTTGCGATGATGCAAGACATCGAGCGGATCGTGACGAAGCCGAAGGATGAGGACCGACAGTGGTTTCCTGATATCGCCGGGAGCGGCGATACTATGGCAGTATTGCGGGACCTCTGGGCCAACTATCGCGATGAGAGCTTCGTGTCGCAGTTCCTCAGCCCGCATCTGATGCGGAAGATGCGCATGTTCCACCTTACCGACGATCCGGAAGAGGAAGAAGGATTGTTGGTGGCGGCGATCCATGACGAGCGGGGTTACAAGCGCATCCGCCGCGAGCTGGCGCGGCAATATGATGTCGGTTGGATCGATCCGCATATCGAGATTGTCGATGTCGACCTTGCGGGCGACCGGCGGCTGATGCTCAAGCATACCGTGCTGAACGGCGGCCTGCTGGAGGATCTCGACGCCAAACGCGTGCTACAGCATCTCGCCGATCTCTGGAGCTATGACGTCCTGCTGCAAGAGGTCGACCGGTCTGGCTTGGTGCTGCGCGACCATCTCGTCCATCCGCGCCCGTCGGCCATTGCGGCGTGA